From Chryseobacterium shandongense, the proteins below share one genomic window:
- a CDS encoding lycopene cyclase domain-containing protein — protein MQQYTYLLINFFTVIICFIFSFHHQIKFNRYFGAFLAASFIVGAVFVTWDAWFTEIGVWWFNDQYLLGARLFGLPLEELLFFICIPFACLFTYFCLDKFFKLDWKPLPEKIFVIISIILALCIAFWFREKIYTFITFLSTACSLFILKFLLKVRWIGKVSFVYLLLMPGFLMVNGILTGTGLESPIVNYNPNEFMGIRMLTIPVEDTVYGYELILWNIFLFQWFKKPETTTMVEVEA, from the coding sequence ATGCAGCAATACACCTATCTCCTTATTAATTTTTTCACGGTAATTATCTGTTTTATTTTTTCTTTTCACCATCAAATAAAATTTAACAGGTATTTTGGTGCATTTCTGGCGGCATCATTCATTGTAGGTGCTGTATTCGTTACATGGGATGCCTGGTTTACAGAAATAGGTGTGTGGTGGTTCAATGACCAATATCTTTTGGGAGCAAGACTTTTCGGACTTCCCCTTGAAGAGCTGCTTTTCTTCATTTGCATTCCCTTTGCCTGTCTATTTACCTATTTCTGCCTGGATAAATTTTTTAAACTCGACTGGAAGCCATTACCAGAGAAAATTTTCGTCATCATAAGCATTATTCTTGCTTTGTGCATTGCGTTCTGGTTCAGAGAGAAAATCTATACTTTTATCACTTTTCTTTCTACTGCATGCAGTCTTTTTATATTAAAATTTTTACTAAAAGTAAGATGGATCGGCAAAGTTTCTTTTGTCTACCTTCTTCTTATGCCCGGATTTCTGATGGTCAACGGAATACTTACCGGTACCGGACTGGAATCTCCCATTGTTAATTACAATCCCAATGAATTCATGGGAATCAGAATGTTAACCATTCCCGTTGAAGATACCGTTTACGGATATGAATTAATTCTTTGGAATATTTTTCTTTTTCAATGGTTTAAAAAGCCTGAAACTACGACTATGGTTGAAGTGGAAGCATAG
- a CDS encoding sterol desaturase family protein produces MNFLIVVATFFVMEGLTWLTHKYIMHGFLWSLHKDHHDHSNDGHMEKNDYFFVIFAVPTILLMYYGTLQGFNHWFYIAIGIALYGMAYFFVHDIFIHQRIKLLRDTQNPYLLAIRRAHKQHHKHIGKEKGECFGFLWVPVKYFKMYFNKNK; encoded by the coding sequence ATGAATTTTCTTATTGTAGTAGCTACTTTTTTCGTAATGGAAGGTCTTACCTGGCTTACGCACAAATATATTATGCACGGATTTCTTTGGTCTTTGCACAAAGACCATCACGACCACAGCAATGACGGCCATATGGAGAAAAACGATTATTTTTTTGTCATCTTCGCAGTTCCAACTATTCTTTTGATGTATTACGGAACCTTGCAGGGATTCAATCATTGGTTTTATATAGCGATAGGCATTGCCCTGTACGGAATGGCTTATTTTTTCGTACACGATATTTTCATCCATCAAAGGATAAAACTGTTGCGCGATACACAAAATCCATATTTACTTGCTATTAGAAGAGCTCATAAACAGCATCATAAACATATCGGAAAAGAAAAAGGAGAATGCTTCGGTTTTCTTTGGGTGCCTGTAAAATATTTTAAAATGTATTTCAATAAAAATAAATAA
- a CDS encoding phytoene/squalene synthase family protein, which yields MKKLFDELSYKVSKETTKKYSTSFSLGILALSSAIRNPIYAIYGYVRIADEIVDSFHDYDKEKLLHKFKTDTFNALEDRISLNPILQSFQETVHQYSIDENLIHQFLKSMEMDLQKIDYNSDLYKEYILGSAEVVGLMCLQVFVNGNKEQYEKLKPYAMILGSAFQKVNFLRDMKDDYYTLGRVYFPGLDMTYFDNNIKASIEKEIEEEFRQALIGIKMLPPSSRFGVYLAYRYYVSLFRKIKRKSAQNILNGRIRISNGAKISLMMSCYVQYKTSLF from the coding sequence ATGAAAAAATTATTTGACGAACTTTCTTATAAAGTCAGTAAAGAGACCACAAAAAAGTACAGTACCAGCTTTTCTTTAGGAATTCTTGCTTTGTCATCAGCTATCAGGAATCCTATTTATGCTATTTATGGCTATGTACGGATTGCCGACGAAATCGTAGACAGCTTTCATGATTACGATAAGGAAAAGCTTCTGCATAAGTTTAAAACAGATACTTTTAATGCACTGGAAGACCGGATTTCTCTCAATCCCATTCTTCAGTCTTTCCAGGAAACAGTGCATCAATACAGTATTGACGAAAATCTCATTCACCAATTTCTGAAAAGTATGGAAATGGATCTTCAGAAAATTGATTATAATTCCGATCTTTACAAGGAATATATCTTAGGTTCTGCAGAAGTGGTTGGATTGATGTGTCTTCAGGTTTTTGTGAATGGAAATAAAGAACAGTATGAAAAGCTTAAACCTTATGCCATGATTTTAGGATCGGCTTTCCAGAAAGTAAATTTTCTACGGGATATGAAAGATGATTATTATACATTGGGAAGGGTTTATTTTCCGGGATTGGATATGACCTACTTTGACAATAATATTAAGGCATCTATTGAAAAAGAAATTGAAGAAGAATTCAGGCAGGCATTGATCGGGATTAAAATGCTTCCGCCTTCATCAAGGTTTGGGGTTTACCTGGCATATAGATATTATGTATCCTTATTCAGAAAAATCAAAAGAAAATCAGCACAGAATATCCTAAACGGAAGAATAAGAATATCCAACGGCGCGAAAATTTCTTTAATGATGAGCTGTTATGTTCAATATAAAACTTCTTTATTTTAA
- a CDS encoding phytoene desaturase family protein: MKKKIAVIGSGFSGLSAAAYASKEGHEVHLFEKNSEIGGRARNFRTKNGYTFDMGPSWYWMPDIIESFFNDFGKKAADFYTLVPLDPQFEMVFSDGTMNIPHNYSEMRNLFEKTEPGAAKKLDAFMKDAQYKYEVGMQDFVNKPCHSWFEFVSPKIAKSAMKLDLLTNFQRFVRKYFTHPKLIVLMEFPVIFLGAAPKDIPALYSLMNYGGYKLGTWYPMGGFSKIIDAMKNIAEEQGTRFYVNADVEKINVNEKEASSLTVNQKQIDFDLIIASSDYHHTETKLLPEEFRNYNEDYWKKRVFAPSCLIYYLGFKEKIPNLKHHTLFFENDLDLHTEEIYKDKKWPTKPLFYACCPSKTDPSVAPENCENVFLLMPVAPGIEDSDEIRERYFMEMILRLEKHTGASDLLLKIDYKRSYCVKDFKEDYNAYQGNAYGLANTLSQTAVLKPSLRNKKIKNLFYTGQLTVPGPGVPPSIISGKIAATEATKN, encoded by the coding sequence ATGAAAAAGAAAATTGCGGTAATAGGATCAGGATTTTCAGGATTATCGGCTGCTGCATATGCATCAAAAGAAGGTCATGAAGTTCATCTTTTTGAAAAGAACAGTGAGATTGGGGGCAGAGCAAGAAATTTTAGAACAAAAAACGGCTATACCTTTGACATGGGGCCAAGTTGGTACTGGATGCCTGATATTATAGAATCTTTCTTTAATGATTTCGGAAAAAAAGCTGCTGATTTCTACACACTTGTTCCTTTGGATCCGCAATTTGAAATGGTCTTTTCAGACGGAACAATGAATATTCCGCATAATTATTCTGAGATGAGGAATCTCTTTGAAAAAACAGAGCCAGGAGCCGCAAAAAAGCTGGACGCCTTTATGAAAGATGCACAGTACAAATATGAGGTCGGGATGCAGGATTTTGTGAATAAACCCTGTCATTCGTGGTTTGAATTTGTATCTCCGAAAATTGCCAAAAGTGCTATGAAGTTGGATCTTCTTACCAATTTCCAGCGCTTCGTAAGAAAATATTTTACTCATCCTAAACTGATTGTTTTAATGGAGTTCCCTGTTATTTTTTTGGGAGCTGCCCCAAAGGATATTCCTGCGTTGTACAGTTTAATGAACTACGGAGGATATAAGTTAGGGACGTGGTATCCAATGGGCGGTTTTTCAAAAATTATCGATGCAATGAAAAATATTGCTGAAGAACAGGGAACCCGTTTTTATGTGAATGCAGATGTTGAAAAAATTAATGTAAATGAAAAAGAAGCATCTTCATTAACGGTAAACCAGAAACAGATTGATTTCGATTTGATCATCGCTTCATCAGATTACCATCATACGGAAACCAAGCTTTTACCTGAAGAATTCAGAAATTATAATGAAGACTATTGGAAAAAACGTGTTTTTGCTCCCTCGTGCCTGATCTACTATCTTGGATTCAAAGAAAAAATTCCAAATCTTAAACACCATACCTTGTTTTTTGAAAACGACCTCGATCTGCATACAGAGGAAATTTATAAGGATAAAAAATGGCCAACAAAACCTTTGTTCTATGCCTGCTGTCCTTCTAAAACAGACCCTTCCGTTGCTCCCGAAAACTGTGAAAACGTTTTCCTCTTAATGCCCGTAGCGCCGGGAATTGAAGATTCTGATGAAATAAGAGAAAGATATTTTATGGAAATGATTCTCAGATTGGAAAAACACACGGGAGCGAGTGACCTTCTGCTTAAGATTGATTATAAAAGGAGCTATTGTGTAAAAGATTTTAAAGAAGATTATAATGCTTATCAGGGAAATGCCTACGGTCTGGCCAACACCTTATCACAGACCGCTGTGCTGAAACCTTCACTCAGAAATAAAAAAATAAAAAATTTATTCTATACGGGGCAGCTTACCGTACCGGGACCAGGTGTACCACCATCTATCATCTCAGGAAAAATAGCTGCAACAGAAGCCACAAAAAATTAA
- a CDS encoding MarR family winged helix-turn-helix transcriptional regulator, protein MNYKVTKEVISLLEQFEKENVKQYYPNDINGFKQWVAEASFAENNKKEEPYWEGKETGRSPESAISTLLVHLNRYAKNYSKSAISDSDFVTQEDFIYLINLKAFGQMTKMELIKRNIHDKPVGMLIITRLLKNGWIRQTESDIDRRNKLISISEKGKDALEKQMTKIRMATDIVAGNLTYSEKMELIRMLNKLDRFHYPIFSKNIESKDLISTVYQEYSFKN, encoded by the coding sequence ATGAATTACAAAGTGACAAAGGAAGTTATTAGTCTGCTTGAACAGTTTGAAAAAGAGAATGTGAAACAGTATTACCCTAATGATATCAATGGCTTTAAACAATGGGTTGCCGAGGCATCATTTGCAGAGAATAACAAAAAGGAAGAACCATATTGGGAAGGCAAGGAAACAGGAAGATCCCCTGAAAGTGCCATAAGTACTTTACTTGTCCATTTGAACAGATATGCCAAAAACTATTCGAAATCTGCCATTTCAGATTCCGATTTCGTAACGCAGGAAGATTTTATTTATCTTATCAATCTTAAAGCTTTTGGACAAATGACAAAAATGGAGCTCATTAAACGAAATATCCATGATAAGCCTGTAGGAATGCTCATTATTACACGGTTGTTAAAAAATGGATGGATCAGGCAGACAGAATCTGATATCGACAGAAGAAATAAATTAATAAGCATTTCTGAAAAAGGTAAGGATGCATTAGAAAAGCAGATGACAAAAATACGCATGGCTACTGATATTGTTGCGGGTAATCTAACCTATAGCGAAAAGATGGAGCTCATTAGAATGCTTAACAAGCTGGATCGTTTTCATTATCCTATTTTTTCAAAAAACATAGAAAGCAAAGATCTTATCAGCACAGTGTACCAGGAATATTCATTTAAAAATTAA
- a CDS encoding PA2169 family four-helix-bundle protein, protein MNNEKTVSVLNDLLNITNDRIEGFSKVEDKVWDTHSALKNDYDQMVSQSQTMKSDLVRLINERGGEADNTTSTAGAVHRAWIDVKNSFTGNKDESTLENVVFGEKAAINAYEDALESGDLCPESSQVVSDHLHHLRSSYTRFENLEELN, encoded by the coding sequence ATGAACAACGAAAAAACTGTATCAGTACTTAATGATCTATTGAACATCACGAATGACAGAATCGAAGGATTTTCTAAAGTTGAAGACAAAGTTTGGGATACACACTCTGCACTGAAAAATGATTATGACCAAATGGTATCACAGTCTCAGACCATGAAATCTGATCTTGTGAGATTGATCAACGAGCGCGGAGGAGAAGCGGATAACACAACAAGTACTGCAGGTGCTGTACACAGAGCATGGATTGATGTGAAAAACTCTTTTACCGGAAACAAAGATGAGTCTACTCTTGAAAATGTTGTATTCGGGGAAAAAGCAGCAATTAATGCGTATGAAGATGCTTTAGAAAGCGGAGATTTGTGTCCTGAAAGCTCACAGGTTGTTTCAGATCATCTTCATCATCTTAGATCTTCTTATACAAGATTTGAGAATCTTGAAGAATTAAATTAA
- a CDS encoding UDP-glucose--hexose-1-phosphate uridylyltransferase — MSSAFDSKKHPHRRYNPLLDEWILVSPQRSDRPWQGQTEKTIQQELPAYDSGCYLCPGNVRANGEKNPYYHGVYVFDNDFGSLLSEKVEFVNESSDFFSMKPEQGINRVICFSENHSLTLPEMEKKDIKKVIDVWQQQYEELGNNDFINHVQIFENKGQIMGCSNPHPHGQIWAQSSIPTAVIKTQQNLRLYFEKTGKSLLEDYLKKELEAGERIVLENESFAALVPFWAIWPYETMIVSKRKAGNILQFSEEEKYALAEIIKDLTTKYDNLFEISFPYSAGIHQSPTDGLEHPEWHFHMHFYPPLLRSAEIKKFMVGYEMLAEAQRDVTPEQSAEILRNLSTIHYKKKD; from the coding sequence ATGAGTTCAGCATTTGACAGTAAAAAACATCCCCACAGAAGATACAACCCGCTGCTGGACGAGTGGATTCTGGTTTCTCCACAGCGTTCCGACAGACCGTGGCAGGGACAAACTGAGAAAACAATACAGCAAGAACTTCCGGCTTATGATTCCGGATGTTACCTTTGTCCTGGAAATGTAAGGGCAAACGGTGAAAAAAATCCCTATTATCACGGAGTGTATGTTTTTGATAATGACTTTGGGTCTTTACTCAGCGAAAAGGTTGAATTTGTAAATGAAAGTTCTGATTTTTTTTCAATGAAACCCGAGCAGGGTATCAATAGAGTGATCTGTTTCTCTGAAAATCACAGTCTTACATTGCCTGAAATGGAAAAAAAAGACATTAAAAAAGTTATTGATGTCTGGCAGCAACAGTATGAAGAACTCGGAAATAATGATTTTATAAACCATGTGCAGATCTTCGAAAATAAAGGTCAGATTATGGGATGCAGCAATCCTCATCCTCATGGCCAGATCTGGGCACAGTCTTCCATTCCGACAGCTGTTATAAAAACACAGCAAAACCTCAGACTCTATTTTGAGAAAACCGGAAAATCGCTTTTGGAAGATTATCTTAAAAAAGAACTTGAAGCCGGTGAAAGAATTGTTCTTGAAAATGAAAGTTTTGCAGCCTTGGTTCCGTTTTGGGCAATCTGGCCTTACGAAACCATGATTGTCAGCAAAAGAAAAGCAGGAAATATTCTTCAGTTTTCCGAAGAAGAAAAATATGCATTGGCAGAAATAATCAAAGATCTTACCACGAAATATGATAATCTTTTTGAAATTTCATTTCCATATTCAGCAGGAATTCATCAATCTCCAACGGATGGTCTGGAACATCCCGAATGGCATTTTCATATGCATTTTTATCCGCCCCTGCTTCGCAGTGCTGAAATTAAAAAATTCATGGTTGGATACGAAATGCTTGCTGAGGCACAGAGAGATGTTACTCCGGAGCAGAGCGCCGAAATCCTGAGAAATCTTTCGACAATACATTATAAAAAGAAAGATTAA